The genomic region TGCAAGGGATTTGACCATCGACGCAGCCGAAGGTGATGCCACATTGCGTTCGTTCATGAATTGGTCGGAAATCGATAGTTTGTCCTCTACACAAAAAATACTGAACCATTGGCGAAAACTAGGTCGGTTTAGAAACGACCATCCCGCAGTTGGTGCAGGAAAACATAAAAGACTGGGCAAAACACCCTATGTTTTCAGTAGGAGTTACACAAATGGTGGCTATACAGATAAAGTTGTCATTGGTCTTGATCTACCCAAAGGAAAAAAATCACTTTGGGTCAAAGGCTTTTTCGGTGATGGTACAAAACTATACGATACATACTCTGAAACCGAAATTGTAGTTAAAAATGGAAAAGTGTTGCTTGAAAATGATTTTGATATAGCCCTTTTAGAAGTGGTGGAATAAATTATTTTTGAGAATATAGGGCAACCCTATTGCCTTCGCTGTCTTTTATCATTCCCATAAAGCCATGACCATCACCAATTTCTTTCTTTTTTTGAAGTATGGTGCCGCCAGCATTCTCAACCCTATTTAATTCGTTCACTACATTCTCGCAGGAAAAATAGATCAAAGGGCCATGGGTGCTACTGGGCATATACATCGCATGCTGTACCAACGAACCCGTAGCTCCGGATTTACCGGGAAACATAGGAAACCAACCCATGATAAAATCACCCAGTTCATGAATAGCGATTGAAATTTCAAAAACAGACTCATAGAACTTTTTCGCCCGTTCCATATCCGTTACGGGAATCTCGAACCAGCCCACCATATTGTTTTCCATGTCATTCCCTACTTTCCAAGGTTGTTTTTAAGGTAGAAAGACCTTCCTCAAAATCTTTCCCTACCATTTTATCCATACTCATAAACAGCATCACAATATTCATCGGGAACTTATTCTCACCGGTAAAACCCCAAATTACCTTGGTTTTTCCGTTAGGTACATCTTCAACTTTTGTATAGCAATCCGATATGGATTTCCAAGGCTTCAAAAACCGAAGTTCGCTTTCGATACGATCACCCTCTACTATATTTTTTATTTCCTGCTCACCTTCACCAACATCTTTATTACCGTTCCAATAGCTGATAGCCCCCACTTCACCATCTATTCCTATGAGTTTTTT from Costertonia aggregata harbors:
- a CDS encoding VOC family protein; translation: MENNMVGWFEIPVTDMERAKKFYESVFEISIAIHELGDFIMGWFPMFPGKSGATGSLVQHAMYMPSSTHGPLIYFSCENVVNELNRVENAGGTILQKKKEIGDGHGFMGMIKDSEGNRVALYSQK
- a CDS encoding SRPBCC family protein, producing the protein MYTLLYIIPGIALLVSLLAIIAPKSYDVSRDIEISKPKDEVFNYLKYLKNMDEWSPWAKKDPNMNKKLIGIDGEVGAISYWNGNKDVGEGEQEIKNIVEGDRIESELRFLKPWKSISDCYTKVEDVPNGKTKVIWGFTGENKFPMNIVMLFMSMDKMVGKDFEEGLSTLKTTLESRE